In the Rattus rattus isolate New Zealand chromosome 18, Rrattus_CSIRO_v1, whole genome shotgun sequence genome, one interval contains:
- the LOC116887300 gene encoding olfactory receptor 2B11-like, with amino-acid sequence MTPINTSHPEEFILLGFADRPWLELPLFIILLVTYPTAVIGNIAIILVSTIDPSLHSPMYFFLTNLSFLDMCYTTSIVPQMLINLGGSTKTISYMRCAIQLYFYHTMGGTECVLLALMSFDRYVAICKPLHYTLIMNQRKCLLFVSIVWLTGISYAVSEATVTLQLPLCGHNKLDHLVCEIPVLIKTACGEKEMNELALSVVCIFLLAVPLCLILASYASIGHAVFKIKSSEGRKKAFGTCSSHLIVVLLFYGPAISMYLQPPSSITKDQPKFMALFYGVVTPTLNPFIYTLRNKDVKGALGNLFRNIFMSK; translated from the coding sequence ATGACACCGATCAATACAAGTCACCCAGAAGAGTTTATTCTACTTGGTTTTGCAGACCGTCCTTGGCTGGAACTTCCTCTCTTTATTATTCTTCTGGTAACATACCCCACAGCCGTGATTGGAAATATTGCCATCATCCTGGTGTCCACAATTGACCCCTCTCTCCACAgccccatgtatttctttctcaccAACCTCTCCTTTCTGGACATGTGCTACACCACAAGCATTGTGCCTCAGATGCTAATTAACCTTGGGGGCTCCACAAAGACCATCAGCTACATGAGGTGTGCAATTCAGCTTTATTTCTACCACACAATGGGGGGTACAGAGTGTGTCCTCCTAGCTCTTATGTCCTTTGACCGATATGTAGCCATCTGCAAACCTCTACACTATACCCTCATAATGAATCAGCGTAAATGCCTCCTGTTCGTGTCCATTGTGTGGTTGACTGGAATTTCTTATGCTGTCTCAGAGGCCACTGTGACTCTGCAATTACCACTGTGTGGCCACAATAAACTGGATCACTTGGTGTGTGAGATTCCAGTTCTCATAAAAACTGCTTGtggtgaaaaagaaatgaatgagctTGCTCTGTCTGTggtatgcatttttcttttagctGTTCCTCTGTGTTTAATTCTTGCCTCCTATGCTAGTATTGGGCATGCTGTCTTTAAAATCAAATcttcagagggaaggaaaaaggcctTTGGGACATGTTCCTCTCACCTCATTGTAGTTCTCTTGTTCTATGGTCCAGCCATTAGCATGTATCTTCAGCCTCCCTCCTCTATTACAAAAGACCAACCCAAGTTCATGGCTCTCTTCTATGGAGTAGTAACTCCTACACTGAACCCCTTCATCTATACTCTGAGGAATAAGGATGTAAAGGGGGCATTAGGTAATCTATTCAGGAATATTTTTATGTCAAAGTGA
- the LOC116887534 gene encoding olfactory receptor 2J3-like, whose product MVENFNASWEGYFIFLGFSKWPHLEVVLFVVILIFYMMTLTGNLFIIILSHLDSHLHTPMYFFLSNLSALDLCYTTSSVPQLLFNLWGPEKTISYAGCMLQLYFVLALGTTECVLLVVMSYDRYAAVCKPLHYSVLMNPRFCQLLAAASWVCGFTTSALHSSFTFWVPLCGHRQVDHFFCEVPALLQLSCVDIHANELTLMVMSAIFVVVPLILILSSYGAIAWTVLKMQSTARLQKVFGTCGAHLTVVSLFFIPIMCIYLQPSTKSSQDHAKFIALFYTVVTPSLNPLIYTLRNKDVRGAIRRLRRYERD is encoded by the coding sequence ATGGTGGAAAATTTCAATGCAAGTTGGGAAGGGTACTTTATTTTTCTAGGATTTTCTAAATGGCCTCATCTTGAAGTTGTTCTCTTTGTGGTGATATTGATTTTCTACATGATGACGCTGACAGGCAatctcttcatcatcatcttgtCACACCTAGATTCCCACCTGCACACCcctatgtacttcttcctctcaaACCTCTCTGCTCTGGATCTCTGCTACACCACGAGCTCTGTCCCTCAGCTGCTGTTCAACCTCTGGGGTCCAGAGAAGACGATCTCTTACGCTGGTTGCATGCTCCAACTCTATTTTGTCCTTGCTCTGGGTACCACGGAGTGTGTTCTGTTGGTGGTGATGTCCTATGACCGCTATGCAGCTGTGTGCAAACCCTTGCATTACTCTGTCCTTATGAATCCTCGTTTCTGTCAACTCCTGGCTGCAGCATCCTGGGTATGTGGCTTTACCACCTCAGCACTTCATTCTTCCTTTACCTTCTGGGTACCCCTGTGTGGCCATCGCCAAGTGGACCACTTCTTCTGTGAAGTGCCAGCACTGTTGCAGTTGTCCTGTGTGGATATCCATGCAAATGAGCTGACCCTCATGGTTATGAGTGCTATTTTTGTTGTCGTACCACTTATTCTCATTCTGAGCTCCTATGGTGCCATTGCATGGACTGTCCTGAAAATGCAATCAACTGCTCGACTTCAGAAAGTTTTTGGGACCTGTGGAGCCCATCTTActgttgtttctctctttttcattccAATCATGTGCATTTATCTTCAGCCCTCAACAAAAAGTTCTCAAGATCATGCCAAGTTCATTGCCCTCTTCTATACCGTTGTAACACCTAGCCTCAACCCTCTCATTTATACTCTAAGAAACAAAGATGTGAGAGGGGCAATAAGGAGGCTGCGTAGGTATGAGAGGGATTGA